A window of Calditrichia bacterium contains these coding sequences:
- a CDS encoding SPOR domain-containing protein, protein MQKYQQFWIILILLLSYSVVGQDARELAELYAQNRTEELRELRDRQSIRPVDWRNFVESLFISDAEVATQNMLAIYGSTSDNRLRGFIRERISNFYSARGYYETARRIETDNDFMDRLVTLNRARNPRSESPADREDSQPISSQPRSGDGTGEMFAIQAGAFTTLQNARRATQKYRRYYSTTRILEKEKDGQPLYIVVVGEYKSRNQAETALPEINNRLNLKGYVIEY, encoded by the coding sequence GTGCAAAAGTATCAACAGTTTTGGATTATCCTGATTCTGCTGCTGAGCTATTCTGTTGTTGGACAGGATGCCCGGGAATTGGCAGAATTGTATGCGCAAAATCGCACGGAAGAATTGCGCGAATTGCGCGACCGGCAGTCGATCCGCCCGGTTGACTGGCGAAATTTTGTTGAATCGTTATTTATTAGTGACGCAGAAGTTGCCACTCAAAACATGCTGGCAATTTACGGCAGCACCAGCGATAACCGGTTGCGCGGGTTTATCCGCGAGCGGATTTCCAATTTTTATTCCGCCCGCGGTTATTACGAAACAGCCCGTCGGATAGAAACCGACAACGATTTTATGGATCGCTTAGTCACACTCAATCGCGCCAGAAATCCGCGGTCGGAATCACCGGCGGATCGTGAAGATAGCCAGCCGATATCCAGCCAGCCTCGCTCCGGAGACGGCACCGGCGAAATGTTTGCTATTCAGGCAGGTGCTTTTACAACGCTGCAAAATGCCCGTCGCGCAACGCAAAAATATCGCCGTTATTATTCAACCACAAGAATTCTTGAGAAAGAAAAAGACGGACAGCCTCTATATATTGTTGTCGTCGGTGAATACAAATCTCGAAATCAAGCGGAAACTGCTTTACCCGAAATAAATAACCGGTTGAATTTGAAGGGATACGTTATCGAGTACTAA
- a CDS encoding LapA family protein yields the protein MKIILNFLKIFIFIIALYILASNSSQYVTLNLLNQTIPQVSLLAVILVSVTIGAVIGAIYMAFSVIQHQSEIRELKQKNSRLMTELENLRNISIDEIPEDALLQLNAAQYSGEKTVQQDGTNG from the coding sequence ATGAAAATCATCCTTAATTTTTTGAAGATTTTCATCTTTATAATTGCACTGTATATTCTCGCGAGCAACAGCAGTCAATATGTAACGTTGAATCTTCTAAATCAAACAATTCCGCAAGTCAGCCTGTTAGCGGTTATTTTGGTTTCTGTAACCATCGGCGCGGTAATCGGTGCGATTTACATGGCTTTTTCCGTGATTCAACACCAATCAGAAATACGCGAATTAAAGCAAAAAAACAGCCGTTTGATGACCGAACTGGAGAATTTAAGAAATATTTCCATCGATGAAATACCAGAAGATGCGCTTTTACAATTAAACGCAGCTCAATATTCCGGAGAAAAAACAGTCCAACAGGATGGCACAAATGGGTAA
- a CDS encoding tetratricopeptide repeat protein — protein MGNAPVFEFFVLMIAVGAIALVYWFSRKQNVTPVQKSTYLEALEHLVDGNDRLSIEKLKETVRNDTENVEAYLRLGDVLRKRGLHSNAARIHKDLTLRGGLTADFRAKIYRSLFNDYLAQQDFKNAVEAAEKVLEFDNTPDAHFLQQYLQSLATMNQWQPALDLIQRFRDSFPDSIEEKAALFLVFLGIELQEQNLGKDARVRFKEALKKDSGCSAAHYYLGKSYIFEDRLEDAAKIWSKFCQQFPRKSYFVFSELEKVWFDLDRFLDAERMYQELFNNDRSNIHAGLALARIHSKKGEFDIAMEIIQQLEEKLPDSLEILRHKIEHLYQKGQYKQAATQSMAYFETVHGTLTPVYHCQECQYSTETPQWICPKCKSINSFGLS, from the coding sequence ATGGGTAATGCCCCCGTTTTTGAATTCTTCGTTTTGATGATTGCCGTTGGTGCAATTGCGTTGGTTTACTGGTTTTCCCGCAAACAGAATGTAACTCCGGTTCAAAAAAGCACCTACCTTGAAGCGTTGGAACACCTTGTTGACGGTAACGATCGCCTGTCCATCGAAAAGCTGAAAGAAACGGTGCGCAACGACACCGAAAATGTGGAAGCTTACCTCCGATTGGGCGATGTCCTCCGCAAACGCGGATTGCACAGCAACGCAGCCAGGATTCATAAAGACCTGACGCTGCGCGGCGGATTGACTGCCGATTTCCGGGCAAAAATTTACAGAAGTTTATTCAATGATTATCTGGCTCAGCAGGATTTCAAAAATGCCGTGGAAGCGGCCGAAAAAGTGCTGGAATTCGATAACACGCCCGATGCCCATTTTTTGCAACAATATTTGCAATCATTGGCAACAATGAACCAGTGGCAACCAGCTTTAGATTTAATTCAGCGTTTCCGGGATAGTTTTCCGGATTCGATTGAAGAAAAAGCAGCACTTTTTTTGGTATTTTTGGGTATCGAACTTCAGGAACAAAATTTGGGAAAAGACGCCCGGGTTCGTTTTAAAGAAGCATTAAAAAAAGATAGCGGATGTTCGGCAGCACATTATTACCTCGGAAAATCTTATATTTTTGAGGATCGATTGGAAGATGCAGCCAAAATATGGAGTAAATTTTGTCAGCAATTTCCGCGAAAATCATACTTCGTTTTCTCAGAGTTGGAAAAAGTTTGGTTCGATCTGGATCGTTTTCTGGATGCAGAACGCATGTATCAGGAATTGTTCAACAACGATCGCAGTAATATTCATGCCGGATTAGCACTTGCACGAATTCACAGCAAAAAAGGTGAATTCGACATCGCTATGGAAATTATACAGCAATTGGAAGAGAAACTCCCGGATTCGCTGGAAATTTTGCGGCACAAAATTGAGCATCTCTATCAAAAAGGGCAGTATAAACAGGCGGCTACGCAATCAATGGCGTATTTCGAAACGGTTCACGGAACATTAACGCCGGTTTATCACTGCCAGGAATGCCAATATTCAACCGAAACCCCACAATGGATATGCCCGAAGTGCAAAAGTATCAACAGTTTTGGATTATCCTGA
- a CDS encoding Crp/Fnr family transcriptional regulator — translation MEIQILKEIPLFSELSEKDLEKVMNVASRQKYHKDNLILIEEEIGSTMFVILGGRVKISRISDDGREVILSILSEGDFFGEMSLLDGQTRSANVTAIEESELMVIRREDFLQMLHDYPQIAINLLKELAQRIRKSDEHIKSLSLQDATGRVASTLLRIAEDSGLFRKGQVEISELPLQQDLANMAGTSRETISRVIKSLMVQGYLKKHKGKIIILDYEKFKSIFSG, via the coding sequence ATGGAGATTCAAATTCTAAAAGAGATTCCTCTCTTTTCGGAGCTGAGCGAAAAAGATCTCGAAAAAGTGATGAATGTTGCCAGCCGGCAAAAATATCACAAAGACAACCTGATCTTGATCGAGGAAGAAATCGGCTCTACCATGTTTGTGATTTTGGGTGGTCGCGTTAAAATTTCCCGCATCAGCGATGATGGACGAGAAGTGATCCTCTCTATTTTGAGTGAGGGCGATTTTTTCGGGGAGATGTCGCTGCTCGATGGACAAACACGGTCGGCTAATGTTACGGCAATTGAGGAATCGGAACTGATGGTGATACGCCGGGAAGATTTTCTGCAGATGCTGCATGATTATCCCCAAATTGCTATCAATTTGCTCAAAGAGTTGGCACAGCGGATTCGCAAAAGTGACGAGCACATCAAATCGTTGTCATTGCAGGATGCAACGGGACGTGTGGCCAGTACGCTGCTGCGAATTGCCGAAGATTCCGGTTTGTTCCGGAAAGGTCAGGTAGAAATCAGTGAGTTGCCGCTGCAACAGGATCTCGCAAATATGGCCGGCACCAGCCGGGAAACCATTTCGCGGGTGATCAAGTCATTGATGGTTCAAGGGTATCTGAAAAAGCACAAGGGGAAAATCATCATTCTGGATTACGAAAAATTCAAGTCGATTTTTTCCGGTTAA